A window from Culex pipiens pallens isolate TS chromosome 3, TS_CPP_V2, whole genome shotgun sequence encodes these proteins:
- the LOC128093480 gene encoding uncharacterized protein LOC128093480 isoform X1, whose product MVKRLKAEDHLDAWMQENHRRDDAMRKISFSTVCMVEETNLMIGTIESRRNISRTSSEFDFNKKHPAPSCPNGTGLTCSDSLAHPVATGTWSRKLFTGESKFRVSIDAIFFGADYI is encoded by the exons ATGGTCAAGCGTCTGAAAGCCGAAGATCACCTGGATGCCTGGATGCAGGAGAACCATCGACGAGACGACGCGATGCGGAAAATCTCCTTTAGCACGGTTTGCATGGTGGAGGAGACGAATCTGATGATTGGCACGATCGAGAGTCGAAGGAACATTTCACGAAcaagttcagaatttgatttcaACAAGA AACATCCCGCGCCATCTTGTCCCAATGGCACTGGCTTGACCTGCAGCGATTCCCTAGCACACCCTGTGGCTACTGGAACCTGGAGCAGAAAACTGTTCA CTGGTGAATCAAAGTTTCGTGTTTCGATAGATGCAATCTTTTTCGGCGCTGATTACATTTAG
- the LOC128093480 gene encoding uncharacterized protein LOC128093480 isoform X6: MVKRLKAEDHLDAWMQENHRRDDAMRKISFSTVCMVEETNLMIGTIESRRNISRTSSEFDFNKKHPAPSCPNGTGLTCSDSLAHPVATGTWSRKLW, from the exons ATGGTCAAGCGTCTGAAAGCCGAAGATCACCTGGATGCCTGGATGCAGGAGAACCATCGACGAGACGACGCGATGCGGAAAATCTCCTTTAGCACGGTTTGCATGGTGGAGGAGACGAATCTGATGATTGGCACGATCGAGAGTCGAAGGAACATTTCACGAAcaagttcagaatttgatttcaACAAGA AACATCCCGCGCCATCTTGTCCCAATGGCACTGGCTTGACCTGCAGCGATTCCCTAGCACACCCTGTGGCTACTGGAACCTGGAGCAGAAAACT CTGGTGA
- the LOC128093480 gene encoding uncharacterized protein LOC128093480 isoform X2, translating to MVKRLKAEDHLDAWMQENHRRDDAMRKISFSTVCMVEETNLMIGTIESRRNISRTSSEFDFNKKHPAPSCPNGTGLTCSDSLAHPVATGTWSRKLVNTVCFVLCRLL from the exons ATGGTCAAGCGTCTGAAAGCCGAAGATCACCTGGATGCCTGGATGCAGGAGAACCATCGACGAGACGACGCGATGCGGAAAATCTCCTTTAGCACGGTTTGCATGGTGGAGGAGACGAATCTGATGATTGGCACGATCGAGAGTCGAAGGAACATTTCACGAAcaagttcagaatttgatttcaACAAGA AACATCCCGCGCCATCTTGTCCCAATGGCACTGGCTTGACCTGCAGCGATTCCCTAGCACACCCTGTGGCTACTGGAACCTGGAGCAGAAAACT TGTAAAtacagtttgttttgttttgtgtcgCTTGCTGTGA
- the LOC128093480 gene encoding uncharacterized protein LOC128093480 isoform X5, with product MVKRLKAEDHLDAWMQENHRRDDAMRKISFSTVCMVEETNLMIGTIESRRNISRTSSEFDFNKKHPAPSCPNGTGLTCSDSLAHPVATGTWSRKLFM from the exons ATGGTCAAGCGTCTGAAAGCCGAAGATCACCTGGATGCCTGGATGCAGGAGAACCATCGACGAGACGACGCGATGCGGAAAATCTCCTTTAGCACGGTTTGCATGGTGGAGGAGACGAATCTGATGATTGGCACGATCGAGAGTCGAAGGAACATTTCACGAAcaagttcagaatttgatttcaACAAGA AACATCCCGCGCCATCTTGTCCCAATGGCACTGGCTTGACCTGCAGCGATTCCCTAGCACACCCTGTGGCTACTGGAACCTGGAGCAGAAAACTGTTCA TGTAA
- the LOC128093480 gene encoding uncharacterized protein LOC128093480 isoform X3, whose amino-acid sequence MVKRLKAEDHLDAWMQENHRRDDAMRKISFSTVCMVEETNLMIGTIESRRNISRTSSEFDFNKKHPAPSCPNGTGLTCSDSLAHPVATGTWSRKLFNAIFFGADYI is encoded by the exons ATGGTCAAGCGTCTGAAAGCCGAAGATCACCTGGATGCCTGGATGCAGGAGAACCATCGACGAGACGACGCGATGCGGAAAATCTCCTTTAGCACGGTTTGCATGGTGGAGGAGACGAATCTGATGATTGGCACGATCGAGAGTCGAAGGAACATTTCACGAAcaagttcagaatttgatttcaACAAGA AACATCCCGCGCCATCTTGTCCCAATGGCACTGGCTTGACCTGCAGCGATTCCCTAGCACACCCTGTGGCTACTGGAACCTGGAGCAGAAAACTGTTCA ATGCAATCTTTTTCGGCGCTGATTACATTTAG
- the LOC128093480 gene encoding uncharacterized protein LOC128093480 isoform X4: protein MVKRLKAEDHLDAWMQENHRRDDAMRKISFSTVCMVEETNLMIGTIESRRNISRTSSEFDFNKKHPAPSCPNGTGLTCSDSLAHPVATGTWSRKLCNLFRR, encoded by the exons ATGGTCAAGCGTCTGAAAGCCGAAGATCACCTGGATGCCTGGATGCAGGAGAACCATCGACGAGACGACGCGATGCGGAAAATCTCCTTTAGCACGGTTTGCATGGTGGAGGAGACGAATCTGATGATTGGCACGATCGAGAGTCGAAGGAACATTTCACGAAcaagttcagaatttgatttcaACAAGA AACATCCCGCGCCATCTTGTCCCAATGGCACTGGCTTGACCTGCAGCGATTCCCTAGCACACCCTGTGGCTACTGGAACCTGGAGCAGAAAACT ATGCAATCTTTTTCGGCGCTGA